GTCGGAAAAAAGACAAGGTGTTATCTCTTTGGGTACCTGTAAACAGTATAAGGTAGCGCCCATAAGCGTTGAAAATAATTGATCTGCAACTTGGCTTGAACCGGGATCTTGCATGCTACGCACCATCATTTGCGCGCTATTATTAATACTGCATTCTATTTGAGGGCAATGCATTTTCAGTAATTTTGCTTTGCTACTATCAAAAAAATGTGCGGAGACATTGGCGTTATTATCACTGTGTGTGGCGATGCTAAGGGCTATCGATAAGGTTTCATCATCTGATTTACCATTGATGATAATGCGCGCCGCTCCTTTTAAAGCAATGCGCTCTAACTCTTTAGCGTCAGAAAAACTACTGATTTTTACAAATGAAATTTCTGTTATATCAGGGAATGGGTTTTCCATATCATCTGTGACGCACAGTAAAATATCGCGTTTAAGACGTTTTTTATCTGCGAGGATAAGCGCTAAAATCTGCGCTGTAGAATATTTATCCCAGCATAATAATAAGATATGTTGCTGGTAGTGTGAAAAATCATTGTTACCGTGCATATTACGTCTCGCTATATCAATAAATAATTGTGTCATTTTGCTAATGAAAGAGGCAAAGATGATAAGCCCAGAGGGAATTTGATAAAAAGATACAATGGCTTTACCTAAATCGGTATTAGGGCTTAAATCGCCAAAGCCCACCGTGGATACCACGACCATATTATAATAGATAAATTCGATGGGGTTGGAGGTAAGGGCGTCTTCACCGGCAAGGCAAAAAAGTAAATAAGTGATAAAGGATTGGGCAATCACTAAAAACAACATACCGGGCCAGCTCAATCGCTGTGATAAGCGTCGCCACATTAAGCGCAACTTAAGAATTGAAACCATTTTTCGATACCTTAAAGAGTGTTCTATATAGCGCTCAGCTCAGTGTACTAAGAGAATGCAAAACAACAGTGCATATGCCTCACCTTGAGATAGAAGATGAGGCGAAAAGAAAATGCTTTTATTTTTGCTTGGTGCTTGCAAATAACTCACCTAAACGCGTCACAGAGCCGGGCTCTAATGCACTTGAGAGTTCAATTGCATCTTTTGCAAATAGGGCAACAATGGTGCTGCCAAGTTTGAAACGACCCATCTCTGCGCCTTTTTCAAGTACAATATCTTCATCTGAGTGATCCCAGTATTGGATCTCTTTACCTTTAAAGGTGCCCGACCAAACGGTTTCAATACTCGCAACAATGGTTGCGCCCACAAGCACCATCGCCATAGGGCCGACAGCAGTAGAGAAAATCGCAACTGCACGCTCGTTACGTGCAAATAAATTAGGTACATTTTCAGCGGTAAGCGGGTTCACAGAAAAAAGGTCGCCGGGAATGAAAATTGTTTTTTCAAGCTTGCCGGTGATCGGCATATGGATACGATGGTAATCTTTCGGTGCTAAATAAATGGTCGAGAAAATACCGTCTTCAAAAGGAGCTGAGATAGCATCTTGGCCTCCTAACAATTCTCGCAAGCTAAAATCATGACCTTTTGCTTGAAAAATTCGTCCTGCTTTAATATCGCCTTGCTGGCTAATTTTACCATCGACAGGTAGCGCTAAATTCTCATCGCCAGAAATAATAGGGCGGATGCCTTCTTTTAATTCACGGGTGAAAAAATCATTAAAAGTGTCAAAGTCTTCTGCTTCAGAGTGCTTTGCTTCACTCATGTCGATACCATATTGGCTAATAAAGCGTGTAATTAAAAAGGTTGTCAATTTACCCGCTTTGGCGGCCGCCATTTTACCGGTTAAGCGCGACAGCAAATGTTTTGGCAGCAGGTATTGGCTTATAATTTTTAATTGATCAATCATCATATTCTCTTTAATAAGTATTGGGAGCACGATGACGTGCATTTTTTGCATCATCCATCGTTTCTAAAATACGTAAAAAACTCGCATAACGTGCTTTGTCTATTTTTCCGGCTTGAACCGCTTCAACAAGGGCGCATCCTGGATCGATTTTGTGTTTACAATCTCTAAAACGACATTCGCCCAAATATTCTCTAAATTCAACAAAACCACTGGCAATACGCTCAGGCTCTAGATGCCAAAGAGAGAACTCTCGGATCCCTGGGCTATCAATAATATCGCCACCATCGGCAAAGTGATATAAACGCGCCGTGGTAGTGGTGTGTTTTCCGAGACCTGAGCCTTCAGAGATTTCACCCGTTGTGGCTTCTACTTCTGGCAGTAACATATTCAAAAGAGATGTTTTGCCGACACCAGATTGGCCAACGAAAATACTGATCTCATCTTTCATCACCGTTTTTAAACTTTCAAGGCCGTCACCATGCATAGAGCAATATAAAACGTGATAACCGATATCACGATAGCTTTGCAATTCTTTATCGATGATAGCCGCATTGGTTTCATCAAGTAGGTCACTTTTATTTAAGGCGATAATAGGGGTGATGCCAATATCTTCACAAGCAATAATATAACGATCAATAATATTACGTGAAAACTCAGGGGCAACAGAGCTAACGATAATAATTTGCCCTATATTTGCAGCAATAGGCTTAATGCCATCATAGTAGTCTGGACGGGTTAATACCGAGTCACGAGGATGTACGGCTTCAACGACGCCGGTAATACCATGATAAGCTTCGTTACCCGCTCTCCAAACAACGCGATCACCGGTTACTAAAGATCGGACCGCACGTCGTAAAGTACAACGTTCAATATTACCATGTTCATCTTCAATATCTGCGTGTTGGCCAAAACGGCTGATCACGACACCCTGAAGTTTCGGACCAAGTTCAGATTCATCCCATTGTTTGTCGTTATTTTTTTTCAAATGTTTATTATGGTTTTGTTGAACTCGACGAACTTGATTTTTACTTAGTTTTTTCTTCTTAGCCACAGGCGCCCTTTACTATCACAGATTGTATTAATACAGTATCATACTATATTTTTTGACAAAGTTAGCAAAAGAGCGCGCTCTTGTAGATAAAAGGATCACAATTAGCATGAATAAAAATAATCTTATATGGATAGATTTGGAAATGACGGGATTAAATCCTGAAACAGATCTTATTATTGAAATCGCAACGATTGTGACAGACAGTGATCTTAATGTTTTAGAAGAAGGGCCTGCATTTGTTATTCATGCGCCAAAACAGAATATGGATGCAATGGATGAGTGGTGTACTACGCATCATGGTGATTCCGGTTTAACGCAGCGCGTTTTAGAAAGTGATATTAGTTGCGCCCAAGCAGAGCAAGCAACATTAGCCTTTTTAAAAAAATGGACGTTGCAGGGCGCTTCCCCTTTATGTGGTAATAGTATTGGTCAAGATCGCCGTTTTTTAGTGCGTTATATGCCAGAACTCGAAGCGTATTTTCATTATCGCAGTATCGATGTCAGCAGTATTAAAGAACTTGGGCGCCGCTGGGCTCCTGAGATGGTAAATGCACATAAGAAAGCGGGTGAACATTTGGCATTAGCTGATATTAGAGATTCTATTTCTGAATTACAGCATTACAAAAAACACTTCTTTACGTTTTAGATGTTTTTTTAAACAGATATTTTGTTATCTGTTTAAAAACATAGCAAATGCATGCTTTGTTTTTAAAATCACTAAAAAAAGCTTGCATTCATATAGGCTCTGTCTATAATCGCACCCCATACGAAGCAGACATCGACAGATGTTAGACGCTAAGTAGATAAGATAATGCGGCACTAGCTCAGTGGTAGAGCACAACCTTGCCAAGGTTGGGGTCAAGAGTTCGAGCCTCTTGTGCCGCTCCATCTTATATAAAAAAATATGCGGCACTAGCTCAGTGGTAGAGCACAACCTTGCCAAGGTTGGGGTCAAGAGTTCGAGCCTCTTGTGCCGCTCCATTTTTTTATACTCCCCTTGTTTTAAAATCCTTATATATTTTAATATTAAATTTTTTATAAATACCCTCATTCTTATTTAGTTGATTTTTATACTCTCAGTATGATATTTCACTACAGATACACTTTTGTATATTATCTTTGTATTATTATTTTTATGATCGCAAGATGAAATGATCCGTATATATATCTTCAATGTCGATAAACTCTCCTTTTTAATTTTAAATCATTAGCTTAATAATTGTTTTAAGCTTTATGTTGCAGATCTAAGCGTAATTTTCTTGCTGATATAAAATCTTGAAGTATCATGGATAATATAATTGAAGTTAAATTCTTTACCTTTATTTAATAGGGCGCTTTATGGCAATTTTAGTGACAGGTGGTGCAGGATATATCGGCTCTCATACCGTGTTAGAGTTATTAGATGCTGGGCATGAGGTTATTGTTATTGATAACTTGTGTAACTCTTCAAAAGAGTCGCTAAAGCGCGTTGAAAAGATCACTGGAAAACAGCCCGTGTTTTATAAAGGAGATATTTTAGACTCTGCTTTTTTAGCGCATATTTTTAAGCAACATAAAATTGAATCTGTGATCCATTTTGCGGGATTAAAAGCCGTGGGTGAGTCGGTTTCTAAACCGGTTTTATATTATAAAAATAATGTACAAGGTACGTTAACGTTAATTGAAGCGATGGCGGATGCCAATGTTTTTAATTTAGTGTTTAGCTCTTCTGCCACTGTTTATGGCGATCCAACTCTTTTACCGATCAAAGAAGATTTCCCCGTAGGTGCAACAACCAATCCTTATGGTACATCTAAACGAATGGTCGAAATGATATTAGAAGATGTAGCTCTCTCAGATCCTCGTTGGTCATTTGTTATCTTGCGTTATTTCAACCCAGTAGGTGCCCATGTTTCTGGTCTTATAGGCGAAGATCCTAATGGGATCCCTAATAATTTATTACCTTATATTGCGCAAGTTGCTGTTGGTAAATTAAAAAAATTAAATATTTTTGGAGATGATTACGACACTGTAGATGGTACGGGCGTGCGTGATTATATTCATGTTGTGGATTTAGCTCTAGGGCATTTACAAGCGCTTAATAAGGTAGCAAGTACAACGGGCGTCAATATTTATAATTTAGGTACAGGTAATGGCACGTCTGTTTTACAGATGCTTCATGCGTTTGAGGGGGCTTGTGGACACAGTCTTGCTTATCAACTCTCTGCGCGTCGAGAAGGTGATATTGCGAGTTGTTATGCTGATCCTGAAAAGGCGCGTGTTGAGCTTCATTGGTCTGCAACACGTGATTTAACGGCAATGATGGAAGATACATGGCGCTGGCAATTAAACAATCCAGAAGGCTATTAGTTTAGGCCGTATTGGCAGTTTATCTGAATACTTATTCGACTAACTGCCTTTGCGGATCAAATATCGATAAGGAATGCTTTCAATATTTTTTTCAATGAGAGTGTGATCCATAAAACGACAAAAACTAGGGATATCACGCGTTGTGGCGGGATCATCCGCGAGTACCTGCAGTAATTCACCGTCTTGCATTTTTCTTATCATTTTTCGGATAAGCATGACCGGCTCTGGGCAACGTAGTCCCAATGTATCGAGTTGTATTGTCTTGATATTTTCTGTCATTATAAATTCTCTATAGAGATCTTTTCTTTTTATATTATACCCATGAGGTATCAATATGCAAAACCCGTGGCCTAAGTGGGCGTCTGATTCTCGATCTTAGCAGAGGTCAAGCTGCACATCGCTCGCGCCGTGTGTAAATGCGCGAAATCAATGTCATCAAACTGCTCTCTACTGTGCACTTATGACGACTTCTATTATTTTGCTTATGCTTTGACTCATTGAATTTTAGATAAAAAAATAGGCTCAAAAGAGCCTATTTTTTTCAAAGCATATTGATTAACCAGTATTACGTAAACCGGCAGCAATACCTGCGATGGTTACCATAAGAGCTTGATCAATCACCGGGCAAATTTCATCACCATTAGCGCGCGAACGAGACAGTAACTCTGCTTGCAGCATATTCAACGGATCAACATAAGGATTACGTAAAGAAATAGACTCTTTTATCCAAGGTTGCTCTTGCATTAATTTATGCTCAGGGATAGTTTCTAAAAGCACTTCGCGAGTTAATGATAAATTATCACGTAAACGCTGACCCAAAGGCCATAATGATTTAGGCACAAGGCGCTCTTCATAAAACTTAGTCAAGCCAGCATCTGTTTTTAAGAACAGCATTTCTAGCATTTCTAGGCGGGTATGGAAGAACGGCCAGTTACAATACATTTCTTGTAATAGCTCTTTTTTACCTTCATCCAGTAATGTTTTTAATGATCCACCTGTACCTAACCATGCCGGTAACATTAAACGGTTTTGGCTCCATGCAAAAATCCATGGGATAGCACGTAAGCTTTCGATGCCACCATTTGCTTTACGTTTTGCAGGACGACTTCCTAATGCTAATTTACCGAGTTCTAATTCAGGTGTAACGCTACGGAAATAAGGAACAAAGTCAGGCTCATCACAAACAAAGTGACGGTATTCTCGACAAGATTGTTCTGCAAATTGATCCATAATATCTCGCCACTCTTGTTTCGGCGCTGGCGGTGGTAATAAATTGGCTTCTAAAATAGCCGCGGTGTAAAGGTTTAAGCTTTGTATTGCGATTTTAGGCAGGCCAAATTTAAAGCGGATCATCTCGCCTTGCTCTGTTACTCGCAGGCCTCCTTTTAATGAGCCTGGAGGTTGTGAAAGCAATGCTTGGTGTGCTGGAGCACCACCACGTCCAATTGTGCCTCCACGTCCGTGGAAAAGAACAAGTTGAATATTGTTATCATCACAAATTTTAACTAACGCTTCTTGCGCTTGATATTGCGCCCAGTTAGCCGCGATAACGCCAGCATCTTTTGCCGAATCAGAATAACCAATCATGACATGTTGCTCACCGTTAATATAATTTCTATACCAATCAACCGCAAACAAACGTTGCATCACTTCTTTGGCGTTGTTTAAGTCATCTAGCGTTTCAAAAAGAGGGGCCACTGCAATTTTAAATGGACAACCCGTCTCTTTTAAAAGCAGTTGTACAGATAAAACATCTGAGGCTTGGCGCGCCATCGATATAATGTAAATACCTAATGCTTGAGGATCTGTTTTGGCAATGACGTGACAAGTATCAAGTACTTCTTGTGCTTCAGCAGAGGGTTTCCATTTGCTCGGAATAAGAGGGCGTTTACTTTTGAGCTCTTCTAATAAAAATTCTTGTTTTTGTGGCTCTGTCCAAGTGTTGTAATCACCTAAACCTAAATAGGTTGTTAATTCAGATAGCGTATCACCATGGCGTTCACCATCTTGGCGAATATCTAATTTAACGAGGTTAACGCCAAAGCAAGCAACACGGCGAAGAATATCTAAAATCAAACCATTAGCAATGGAGTGCATGCCACACTTTTTAAGTGATTCATAACAAAGTTTGATTGGCGTTTTTAATTGCTCAGTACGAGTGATCAAATCTTTCGCATCACTTGTCTGGCCTTGTAATTTAGCGCTTAATGCGGTCAGCGTTTCTTTTAATTCAATGCGCAATTTTCGTAAAATAGCGCGATACGGCTCATCTGCATCGCCGACAATATTGCGTAGCGTGGCGTCGCAATTATCCATGGATAATTCTTCGGTTAACTGTTTAATATCTTTTAAATATAAGTTAATAGCAACCCATCGACTCGTTATTAATACTTCTTCGGTCACTTTGGCTGTAACAAAAGGGTTACCATCTCTATCTCCACCCATCCATGAGGTAATATTAATAGGTGAACTGTCTTCTGGTAAGCAAAGATCAAGTTCAGTTTTTAATTTTTCATCTAACTCGCGAACATAAAGAGGAACCGCTTCCCAGAGACTGTTCTCGATCACGGCAAAACCCCATTTAGCTTCATCGACAGGAGTAGGGCGTTTTTTGCGAATATCATTGGTATGCCAAGCTTGAGTGATCAGTTGTTCTAGGCGATCGAGTAGTTGATCTCGTTCTTTATTAGAGACATCAGAAACTTCTAATAGGCTAAGGCATTCGTTGATTGCGGTATGTTTGTGGATCAATGTGCGTCGCGTTATTTCTGTGGGATGTGCGGTTAACACCATATTCATAGATAAGTTATTAATCGCTTTTTGCATCTCTTCTTTAGATACATTAGAATTTTTAAGCTTATTAATCACTTCATTGATTGGGTCAGGGGCATCTTGGCTATTTTCAGTATGTCGAGAGATACAATGAAATTGCTCTGCAATATTTGCCAAGTTTAAAAAGTGCGTAAATGCGCGAGAAACGGGGACTAATTCATCATCAGAGAGGTTAGATAAAACGCGAATAAGCGTTTCTCCATCACTTTCATTACCTGCACGTGAAGATTTAGATAGCTGGCGAATTTCTTCTATTTTATCAAGGAACTCTTCACCCAAATGCTCGCCAATACTTTTTCCGAGTAATTGACCTAATAAATTTACATTACCACGTAAATTTGCATATTGCTCTGTCATATAAAGCTCCTGAATGATGTAATAAAATTACATTTTAATTATTTCGTAATGCAGAAACCTAGCACAAATGCGACGTCAGTCAATGTTTGCTTAGAAACTTTCATCGTCGTCAATCTAGAATATTATCTGTAATAAAATGACGCAATTAAGGTGCTGTTAGCTTATATATAACAGAAAAATATAAATATTCATTGGTGATTTGCTTGTGCAAGATGTTCTGAGTGTTGCACAATAATAGCACAAGAGAGAGCTTCAACAAGAGGAACTTTAGTATAATAATTAAGGCTGTTGCTATGCATAGCTATTTGTTTTTTATCTTTATGTTATTTTCAACGGGTTAAGGTTCTCGCTATTTCAATGTCTCTGCAGAGTAGTAACTCTTTACTTCTTGATATATTTTTGAACGTAAAGATTAAGGTGAGTGAGGAAAAAAAGATCCAATATTTTCAAAGTGGTGTAATAAAAGAACATGTTATTTGTCTTTGTTTTCGCCCAAATATTATCAATAACAGCTGGGCGAAAAGTCGATTTCTTTATTTTTTAGATGCTAAATGTACTTATTCCTTTTTTCAATGCTAAGGCTTCGTCAGACAAATCATTACTGAGTTTTTTATTCTCTATGGCGACTTGGCTACTTGCTTCGGCTACATCTCGGATAGATACGATATGCGTATTGACTTCACTTGCGACTGCGCTCTGCTCTTGAATTGCAGTGGCAATTGTTGTGGTCATATCTAAAATGTTGATAACGTCTGCATTGATCTCTTCAAGTAAAAAGCCTGCATCTCTTGCTTGATCTGCGCTCTCTTTACCTTCTTTACGACAAAGCTTCATTAACTCTACAATATTTTGTGTTCGACTTTGTAAAGAGGTAATAATACTTTCAATTTCTTTGGTTGATTCTTGTGTTCGACTCGCTAAGGTGCGCACCTCATCAGCGACCACAGCAAAACCTCGGCCTTGTTCTCCTGCTCTCGCAGCTTCAATTGCCGCATTTAGTGCCAATAAGTTAGTCTGCTCTGCAATTCCTCTGATCACTTCAAGTACAGATCCGATGGTGATGCTATCGGCTGCTAATAAGTTGATCACTGTTTCAGATTCACTTAATTTATCAGATAAAACATTAATTTGGGCTATCGTCGCATCAACACCTTGTTTGCCTTTTTGGGCATTTTGATTGGTTTGTTCAGCCTTCGTTGCGGTGTCTGTGGTGTGACAGGCAATTTCTTCAATGGTGGCGACCATCTCAGTAATGGCAGTGGCAACCATATCCGTTTCTTGCATCTGTGAATCAATGCCTTGGTTTGCTTGGATGATGTTCTTTGCAAGAATGTCGGTGGCATCGTTAACGCTACTAACTGAGTGGTCAACTGACGATATCAATGTTCTAAAGTTTAATAACATATGGTTAAAAGCATCCGCCATTTCTGCTAATTCATCTTTATTACTCGACTTTATTTGGATGGTTAAATTATTCGTTGTCGCGACTTCAATAATAGATCCTTTAATTTCATTAATACCCGCAATGATACTGCGCATAATAAAGAAAGAAAGTAGGAGAGATGCTGTAACGGCAATAATAAAGATGACATAGGTTAATAGTGTCATTTTTGACGTGTACTCAGCCACACTATTATTAATGCTTTTTAGCATTGTTTTCATTAATACATCAATTTCAGCAATGCTATTAAGTGTTTCTTTTTGTAATCCTAATTGTGAACTGTAGCCGAGTGTTTTCTGCGCTTTAGCCAACATTAGAAAAGCACTTTTATAATCATTTAAGCTCTTGTTCAAAGATTTTTTCTGGGTAAGCGTAAATTGCTCTTGTTGGATGTTTTGCATGATGCTTTCAAAGTTAGCGTTAAATTTATTGATGTACTTGTCATCTAAACGCAACATGAAATCTTTTTCATTACGTCTTAGGTTTAACATTAATGTTAATAACACATGGTTTTGAGTGTAGCCATTAAGGCGCTCTTCTGAATTTTTAGCTGCTCTTCTGAGTTCCCCATAAAGACCCAATTCAGGTGTTAAGCCAATGTTTTTTTGAACATTGGCAATTTTTAAAAATGAGTTTTGGAATGTTTTTAAGGTTACTTTTACTTGGCTCGCATCTTTCGTTGGGAGATCAAGGTAGTTGAGATCTACAATGAGCTTATCGATCGTTTTTAAAACAGTTTTATTCTCTTCTAAAAAAAGCTTAATCGAGCTTTCTTTTTTCTGCATAAGAAATTCTTTATTATGCATTCTTTGTTGCATTATGCCTGTTTTTATTTCCCCAATAAATTCTGCAATTTCAATGTCCTTTTTAAAAATGTTAGATGAGAAAGCGATTAAAACTAACATCACAATCATACTGGTAATAAATGTACCAATATTAAGAATTAATTTATGTTTTATAAGCATAGTGTATGTACCTTTTTAAATGCAAAAAAGTGAGAGCTATCGATAAGGATAATCGATATTTCTAATCTCGCCATTCCCTGCGTATAAAATTTCAATCAATCACACTTCCATTTTATTAATGCATAACAATATATAAAAAACAGCCACTTAAGAACTTGATGTAAATAGTTATTCATTTTTGTTGCATAAATAAATCTCATGAGATAATGTGATTGTCAGCTTGTTAAACAAGCTGATAATCACATTAAGTAAATACCTCAATGCTTGGTTTTCTCTGATCAGTCGTTGGTTCATTGTTTATAGCGTTGCCTTTGTCTGTTTTCAGCGAATGTCTAATGTTGGGTTATATTTAATAATGATTTAAGTGAGTCGTTACCATAAAATAAAAAAGACCCCAAACTTCACTTTGCATGTTTATGCAGTTTGGCGTATTGGTCATTATGCTTCAGTCTCTGTAGTTGTGGTGAGAAATTTAATAATTTAAGGGAAAGAATACTAATGAAACAAGTAAAAAAAGTGGTGCTTGCATATTCGGGGGGGTTAGATACATCGGCAATCATTCCATGGTTAAAAGAAACGTATAAAGGGTGTGAAGTTATCGCCTTTTGCGCCGATGTGGGTCAAGGTTCACAGGAGTTGCTAGGATTAGAAGAAAAAGCACTGGCATCTGGCGCGAGTGAATGTCACATCGTTGATCTTAAAGATGAATTTGTAGCGGATTATATTTATCCTAGTATTGCGACCAATGCAATATATGAAGGGGCTTATTTACTTGGCACTGCAATGGCGCGTCCTATTATTGCAAAAGCACAAGTTGAACTGGCTTTGCAAGTAGGAGCCGATGCACTTTGTCATGGTTGTACAGGTAAGGGAAATGATCAAATTCGCTTTGAAAGCTGTTTTGCCGCCCTTGCGCCACAATTACGTGTGATTGCTCCTTGGCGAGAGTGGGATCTTGTTTCGCGTGAAGATTTATTAAAATATTTGAGTGATAGAAATATAACAAGTAGCGCAAGCAGTGCAAAAATATATAGCAGAGATGCCAATGCGTGGCATATTTCCCATGAAGGTGGCGAATTAGAAAACCCTAACAATGCACCAGATAAAGATGTTTGGACATTAACGGTTGATCCTCTCGATGCGCCTGATAAAGAAGAATATATACAGGTCCATATAGAGCACTCTCGTGTAACGGCAATTGATGGTGTTGCATTGTCACCTTATAATGCATTAATGTTATTAAATAAAAAAGCTGCAAAGCACGGTGTAGGCAGGATCGATATTGTTGAAAACCGCACCATCGGCATGAAATCTCGCGGATGTTATGAAACGCCTGGGGGAACTGTCATGGTGGCCGCTTTACGCGCTATTGATGAATTAGTTCATGATAAATTGTCACGTCGCTGGCGTGATAGTTTAGGACAAGAGTTTGCGCATTTAATTTATGATGGGCGTTGGTTTACACCTTTATGTCGTTCTTTATTGGCAGCATCGGAGTCCTTGGCAAGTCAGGTTGAAGGTGATGTTTTGATCCGTCTTTATAAAGGCCAAGCTGTCGCTATTAAAAAATCATCTCCTAATAGTTTATATTCTGAAGCGTTTGCTACCTTTGGTGATGACGATGTTTATGATCAAAGCCATGCAGAAGGCTTTATCCGTTTGTATTCTCTATCGAGTCGCATTCGCACATTAAATAAAATACGTACATAATACCAAAGGAACTAAAAAGGTTACCCATCTTGCTTGTTGAAATTATCCCTACCTGCGTTGTGAGTTTTGAAGTGAGAACAACTATCTCCTACAACTCACGCCTTGCTAGTGTTAATTTTTCCTGAGCAATACATGAAAACTTAATTAATTCCTTTGGTATAAGTATTGTTTCGATCTGTTTTTAGTAAAGAATAATAAGGAGGAGTTTATGGCA
The sequence above is a segment of the Psychromonas sp. CNPT3 genome. Coding sequences within it:
- a CDS encoding methyl-accepting chemotaxis protein: MLIKHKLILNIGTFITSMIVMLVLIAFSSNIFKKDIEIAEFIGEIKTGIMQQRMHNKEFLMQKKESSIKLFLEENKTVLKTIDKLIVDLNYLDLPTKDASQVKVTLKTFQNSFLKIANVQKNIGLTPELGLYGELRRAAKNSEERLNGYTQNHVLLTLMLNLRRNEKDFMLRLDDKYINKFNANFESIMQNIQQEQFTLTQKKSLNKSLNDYKSAFLMLAKAQKTLGYSSQLGLQKETLNSIAEIDVLMKTMLKSINNSVAEYTSKMTLLTYVIFIIAVTASLLLSFFIMRSIIAGINEIKGSIIEVATTNNLTIQIKSSNKDELAEMADAFNHMLLNFRTLISSVDHSVSSVNDATDILAKNIIQANQGIDSQMQETDMVATAITEMVATIEEIACHTTDTATKAEQTNQNAQKGKQGVDATIAQINVLSDKLSESETVINLLAADSITIGSVLEVIRGIAEQTNLLALNAAIEAARAGEQGRGFAVVADEVRTLASRTQESTKEIESIITSLQSRTQNIVELMKLCRKEGKESADQARDAGFLLEEINADVINILDMTTTIATAIQEQSAVASEVNTHIVSIRDVAEASSQVAIENKKLSNDLSDEALALKKGISTFSI
- a CDS encoding argininosuccinate synthase, whose amino-acid sequence is MKQVKKVVLAYSGGLDTSAIIPWLKETYKGCEVIAFCADVGQGSQELLGLEEKALASGASECHIVDLKDEFVADYIYPSIATNAIYEGAYLLGTAMARPIIAKAQVELALQVGADALCHGCTGKGNDQIRFESCFAALAPQLRVIAPWREWDLVSREDLLKYLSDRNITSSASSAKIYSRDANAWHISHEGGELENPNNAPDKDVWTLTVDPLDAPDKEEYIQVHIEHSRVTAIDGVALSPYNALMLLNKKAAKHGVGRIDIVENRTIGMKSRGCYETPGGTVMVAALRAIDELVHDKLSRRWRDSLGQEFAHLIYDGRWFTPLCRSLLAASESLASQVEGDVLIRLYKGQAVAIKKSSPNSLYSEAFATFGDDDVYDQSHAEGFIRLYSLSSRIRTLNKIRT